The Desulfovibrio piger DNA segment GCCTCCGCCGTGGGCACCTGGATGATCTCGTCCAGCAGGCTGCGGTCCAGGATGGAGGGCACAAAATTGGCCCCGATGCCCTGGATGCCGTGCTGTCCGGCCTGTCCGCCGGAAAGGATGGGGGATTCCGCCGGTTCCACGGCCATGACCTTGAAGCCGGGGATGTTCTCCTTGAGGAAGCGGCCCGTGCCCGTGATGGACGAACCGGAACCCACACCGGCCACCAGCACGTCCATATGGCCCACGCTGTCGGCAAGGATCTCGGGGCCGGTGGTGAGGTAATGGGCCTCCACGGCCAGCGGGTTGGAGAACTGCCCGAACAGCAGGCCGTTGCGCTCTTCCGCCAGTTTTTCCGCGACCTTGATGGCCCCCTTCATGCCTTCGGCGGCCGGGGTCAGCACCAGTTCCGCGCCCAGGGCATGCAGCAGGTTGCGGCGCTCCACGCTCATGGAATCGGGCATGGTCAGCACGCAGTGCAGG contains these protein-coding regions:
- the cysK gene encoding cysteine synthase A, whose translation is MLTNILQSIGRTPLLRLNALGADLPGTVWLKLENRNPGGSIKDRVAFHVIDKTMEWGDIEAGGTIVEATSGNLGIGIALVAAVRGLHCVLTMPDSMSVERRNLLHALGAELVLTPAAEGMKGAIKVAEKLAEERNGLLFGQFSNPLAVEAHYLTTGPEILADSVGHMDVLVAGVGSGSSITGTGRFLKENIPGFKVMAVEPAESPILSGGQAGQHGIQGIGANFVPSILDRSLLDEIIQVPTAEAMATARRLMRLQGVCAGISTGANVLAALSVAARPEMQGKNIVTFACDTGERYMSTPLFRQD